In Sulfuracidifex metallicus DSM 6482 = JCM 9184, a single window of DNA contains:
- a CDS encoding amidohydrolase, producing the protein MRESFREFTITGCSFVLSDPWNVLSGVNVYIKDGMVMDVGDYQSGDVLDCKGGVLMSGLVNAHTHTPMSILRGYKDDLDLHQWLSFMWEKEASIYNDIMNVGSEISVIEMLLSGTTAFVDMYFNPSGIKGLAEKYRIRAFAGETFMDNREDSESVKRRQESLSPSTFFKPIVNVHSLYTASLETLHKAAQIAKSQKTWIHMHVSETRQEVYSIKRKTGKFPVELLNETGFLNLIQAVHMGWITNQEISYMKGKTSTHCPTSNMKLATAGSFPFKEMHESGVNVTIGTDGAASNNSLDMFREMKTAVLLQRHSYWDLWVKASHVLEASTVNGYKLIGINGGEVKKGKVADLVILDRRSMLPLKEDRIVSNLVYNVTGNAVKTVIVGGEISYDVSMKETFLNRIETLYNEVKDL; encoded by the coding sequence TTGAGAGAGTCATTTAGGGAATTTACTATCACTGGCTGTTCATTCGTGTTGTCTGACCCTTGGAACGTGCTTAGTGGGGTTAACGTATACATTAAAGACGGTATGGTGATGGACGTAGGGGATTATCAGTCGGGCGACGTGTTGGACTGCAAAGGAGGAGTCCTAATGTCAGGGTTGGTAAATGCTCACACTCATACTCCAATGTCGATTTTGAGGGGCTACAAGGACGATTTGGACTTACATCAATGGTTGTCCTTCATGTGGGAGAAAGAGGCATCCATTTATAACGACATCATGAACGTCGGTAGCGAAATCTCTGTTATAGAGATGTTGCTCTCTGGAACTACGGCTTTCGTGGACATGTATTTCAATCCTTCGGGGATAAAGGGTTTGGCGGAAAAGTACCGCATAAGGGCATTTGCAGGTGAAACTTTCATGGATAACAGAGAGGACTCGGAATCGGTAAAGAGAAGGCAAGAATCTCTCTCCCCTTCAACCTTCTTCAAGCCCATAGTTAACGTTCACTCTCTCTATACCGCCTCCTTAGAAACCCTGCATAAGGCGGCCCAAATAGCTAAATCTCAGAAAACGTGGATTCACATGCATGTATCAGAAACAAGACAAGAGGTTTACTCTATTAAGAGAAAAACCGGTAAGTTCCCAGTGGAGTTGCTTAATGAAACCGGTTTCCTAAACCTGATTCAAGCGGTTCACATGGGTTGGATTACAAACCAAGAGATATCATATATGAAGGGAAAAACATCCACCCATTGTCCAACTTCTAACATGAAGCTTGCTACAGCTGGATCATTTCCATTCAAGGAAATGCATGAGTCAGGCGTCAACGTGACAATAGGTACAGATGGCGCTGCAAGCAATAACTCCCTGGATATGTTCAGAGAAATGAAGACTGCTGTCCTATTACAGAGACACTCTTATTGGGATCTTTGGGTTAAGGCTTCCCACGTCTTAGAGGCTTCCACAGTAAACGGATACAAATTGATAGGCATAAACGGAGGTGAAGTCAAGAAAGGAAAGGTAGCAGATCTAGTTATTCTAGATAGACGGAGCATGTTACCGCTGAAGGAGGATAGAATAGTGTCTAACTTGGTGTATAACGTTACCGGAAACGCAGTGAAGACAGTTATTGTAGGAGGAGAGATATCTTATGACGTTTCAATGAAAGAAACTTTCCTTAACAGAATTGAAACCTTATATAACGAAGTAAAGGATCTTTAG
- a CDS encoding diphthine--ammonia ligase has product MILCVLFSGGKDSTYALHWAIFKGFKLGKLITFIPERDDSWMFQYQNVKFTKFQADSMGLPLTFINTSGEKSSELNDLRRAMSSCVDEGMDGVLTGALLSDYQRMNVNMIAQELNLRVFSPLWRKNQEEYLRWLPREGFSFIITHSASMGFPHDLVGKEIGEAEVERIISASRKFSFNPAFEGGEAETFVVNAPLFTKKINVKGKTSCKGDSCTFIIEKVNLVERVI; this is encoded by the coding sequence ATGATACTATGTGTGTTATTCTCTGGAGGAAAGGACAGTACTTACGCACTGCATTGGGCAATATTCAAGGGTTTTAAGTTAGGTAAATTAATCACTTTTATCCCAGAGAGGGATGACTCATGGATGTTTCAATATCAGAACGTGAAGTTTACTAAATTTCAAGCCGATTCTATGGGTCTACCTTTAACATTCATCAATACATCAGGAGAAAAGTCGTCTGAGCTGAACGACCTTAGGAGGGCAATGTCAAGTTGCGTAGATGAAGGGATGGACGGAGTCCTAACCGGAGCGTTGCTTTCGGATTATCAACGGATGAACGTTAACATGATAGCTCAGGAGCTGAACCTGAGGGTTTTCTCTCCTCTTTGGAGGAAAAACCAAGAGGAATACCTCAGGTGGCTCCCCAGGGAAGGTTTCTCGTTCATAATAACTCACTCAGCCTCTATGGGTTTTCCTCACGATTTGGTTGGAAAAGAAATTGGAGAAGCTGAAGTGGAGAGAATTATCTCAGCCTCCAGAAAGTTTAGCTTCAATCCTGCGTTCGAAGGAGGAGAAGCTGAGACTTTCGTGGTTAATGCACCGCTATTCACTAAAAAGATAAACGTTAAAGGCAAAACGTCATGTAAGGGAGACTCATGTACATTCATTATAGAGAAGGTGAACCTAGTTGAGAGAGTCATTTAG
- a CDS encoding molybdenum cofactor guanylyltransferase has product MLAGGKSSRFGCDKCEFKINGATMLDRLNFEFGEPLIVSRHQRGYKREVVEEGRYEGPLKGIKTALNYMKGDKVFLTGCDYPFLTSRLVEHFCDKNFKVVSYYDGRFQPLLSCYSLDYLKQVIGNARKLTDLILMSNEIYLVGYYEVKMLDPYMLSVEDMDSLVSQRRKEEFKVSQILLKESSEILMRS; this is encoded by the coding sequence ATATTAGCTGGGGGAAAGTCAAGTAGGTTCGGCTGTGATAAGTGCGAGTTCAAGATAAATGGAGCTACAATGTTAGATAGGCTCAACTTCGAGTTTGGAGAACCTCTTATAGTGAGCAGACATCAAAGAGGTTACAAGAGGGAGGTAGTTGAGGAAGGAAGATACGAGGGTCCTTTAAAGGGTATTAAGACTGCTCTAAACTACATGAAGGGCGATAAAGTATTTTTGACTGGGTGCGATTACCCTTTCTTAACAAGTAGGTTAGTTGAACACTTTTGTGACAAGAATTTCAAGGTTGTTTCCTACTACGATGGAAGATTTCAGCCTTTGCTTTCATGCTATTCCTTGGATTACCTGAAGCAAGTGATAGGAAATGCAAGGAAGTTAACCGACTTAATACTCATGTCCAACGAAATTTACTTAGTAGGCTACTACGAAGTCAAAATGTTAGATCCATATATGCTTTCCGTGGAAGATATGGACAGTCTCGTTAGCCAAAGAAGAAAGGAGGAATTCAAGGTTAGTCAAATTCTACTTAAAGAAAGTTCCGAAATTCTCATGAGATCATGA
- a CDS encoding molybdopterin molybdotransferase MoeA: MALISLDEARGILMAYPFNLRCKGKEMDVFRAVGRAVSRDVIAVKNVPDRRLSAMDGYAVRFEDLNLKKLKVAGKVFPDSQPPSINPGEAYYVTTGAPVPIGADTVVRVENSTLEDGYVQFKGKISAGKDIREIGEDVKEGDLILGKGEILTPNKLGAVLIQGLNMVEVMDMTFAIFANGDELSSYYSGESNRDIISPMIMNLLYPFGKSEYLGVAKDKKEDVRSMILKGAEEADVVISIGGSSVGEKDFVKKVIKEEGDLLFEGVNVNVIKRGAVGSVKGKPIIVLPGQVVSAYLTFLEFGMTLLSKIGVKRRKVKVILDEDLLIVHNMDSTFLLDIEGCYAKPLRWGVGLYSDLAKANGYGYFKKMTHYKKGDEVEAYLF; the protein is encoded by the coding sequence ATGGCATTAATATCACTAGACGAAGCTAGAGGAATTCTAATGGCATATCCATTCAATCTGAGATGTAAAGGAAAGGAAATGGACGTGTTTAGGGCAGTCGGTAGAGCAGTGTCGCGGGATGTTATAGCCGTGAAGAACGTCCCAGATAGGAGACTTTCAGCCATGGATGGCTACGCAGTGAGATTTGAGGATTTGAACTTAAAGAAGTTAAAAGTGGCAGGGAAGGTTTTTCCAGATTCCCAACCACCTTCCATAAATCCAGGGGAGGCCTATTACGTTACAACTGGAGCTCCTGTTCCCATAGGAGCAGATACCGTTGTGAGGGTTGAGAACAGCACGCTGGAAGATGGTTATGTTCAATTTAAGGGAAAGATTAGTGCAGGTAAGGATATTAGGGAAATAGGGGAGGACGTCAAGGAGGGAGACCTCATTCTAGGAAAGGGGGAAATCCTTACTCCCAACAAGCTAGGAGCCGTTCTAATTCAAGGCCTTAATATGGTAGAGGTAATGGACATGACCTTCGCAATCTTCGCCAACGGTGACGAGCTTTCATCTTACTACAGCGGTGAAAGCAACAGAGATATAATTTCTCCCATGATTATGAACTTACTCTATCCATTCGGTAAGTCAGAGTACCTCGGCGTTGCCAAGGACAAAAAGGAAGACGTCAGGTCAATGATTCTTAAGGGAGCAGAGGAGGCTGACGTAGTTATATCCATAGGCGGATCTTCAGTAGGAGAAAAGGACTTCGTCAAGAAGGTAATAAAGGAGGAGGGCGATCTCCTCTTTGAAGGCGTTAACGTTAACGTTATAAAGAGGGGAGCTGTAGGATCTGTGAAGGGAAAGCCAATAATTGTTCTGCCTGGACAAGTTGTTTCAGCTTACTTGACCTTTCTAGAGTTCGGAATGACTCTACTCTCCAAGATAGGAGTTAAGAGGAGAAAGGTAAAAGTTATCTTAGACGAAGACCTTCTAATAGTTCACAACATGGACTCAACTTTTCTACTGGATATAGAAGGCTGTTACGCCAAGCCATTGAGATGGGGAGTGGGGTTATATTCTGATTTAGCCAAAGCAAACGGTTACGGGTATTTCAAGAAGATGACTCACTACAAGAAAGGGGATGAGGTAGAGGCATATCTCTTTTGA
- the mobB gene encoding molybdopterin-guanine dinucleotide biosynthesis protein B encodes MNCVFQVSGLKDSGKTSVIERVIREAKLKGMTVTVIKKSHHIVDPEGKDTWRFRNAGADLVLFTGSDEVTSLLLEKSPFDLVDYLPSHIIIIEGYNQETVGEKFVVGSPDQVEEISKQIIQKLDQCHDTHYLNIMGNEKDVTTDLKLWLIYNLMRKMNIDEVRLGDR; translated from the coding sequence ATGAATTGCGTGTTCCAAGTTAGCGGGCTTAAGGATTCAGGAAAAACTTCCGTGATAGAGAGGGTGATAAGGGAAGCTAAACTTAAGGGAATGACAGTAACGGTGATCAAGAAGTCGCATCACATTGTAGACCCAGAGGGAAAGGACACGTGGAGATTCAGAAATGCAGGGGCAGACCTTGTGCTCTTCACGGGTAGCGACGAGGTAACCTCGCTTTTATTGGAAAAATCCCCTTTTGACCTAGTAGATTATTTACCTTCTCATATAATAATAATTGAAGGATACAACCAAGAAACCGTTGGAGAAAAGTTCGTTGTTGGCTCACCTGATCAGGTAGAGGAAATATCAAAACAGATAATTCAAAAGCTAGATCAATGTCATGATACACATTATCTAAACATCATGGGTAACGAAAAGGACGTAACAACAGATCTAAAGCTCTGGTTAATCTATAATCTCATGCGTAAAATGAACATAGATGAGGTAAGGTTAGGTGATAGGTGA
- a CDS encoding CBS domain-containing protein → MIGEEQISLSASAFVSDAIFFMKRNNIRRIVVRDGDKIYGVFSVDEALHHILDNTTDVRLVDAKKKKPIIEESLDLKRIVKRMVEENSDFVLVGNKIITEKSVVSMFDWKDVKERVSDISNEGVTLPPYTKLFTAIEIMIKRGIRHLIIADKKPIGILSSRDIVFSYGQVSLSTEISNFIQPSLVSVPCYLEVREAVNLMLSRNVGTIITTNSSVKLFTLRDLIKVISKYL, encoded by the coding sequence GTGATAGGTGAAGAGCAGATCTCACTTTCGGCATCAGCTTTCGTCTCTGACGCTATTTTCTTTATGAAAAGAAACAACATAAGGAGAATAGTGGTAAGGGACGGAGACAAAATATACGGCGTCTTCTCGGTGGATGAGGCGTTACACCACATTTTAGATAACACCACAGATGTCAGATTAGTCGACGCTAAGAAAAAGAAGCCCATAATTGAGGAAAGCCTCGATTTGAAGAGAATAGTAAAAAGAATGGTAGAAGAGAATTCTGACTTCGTTCTGGTAGGAAACAAGATAATTACAGAAAAGAGTGTGGTTTCCATGTTCGATTGGAAAGATGTAAAGGAAAGGGTTTCCGACATATCAAACGAAGGGGTAACCTTACCTCCTTATACCAAACTCTTTACTGCAATTGAAATCATGATAAAGAGGGGGATAAGACATTTGATAATAGCCGATAAAAAACCCATAGGGATTCTATCTTCAAGGGACATAGTTTTCTCTTATGGACAAGTCAGCTTATCCACTGAAATATCTAACTTTATACAGCCATCCTTAGTATCAGTTCCATGCTACCTTGAAGTTAGGGAAGCTGTTAACTTAATGTTATCTAGAAATGTCGGTACTATAATAACTACTAACTCTTCAGTTAAATTGTTTACCTTAAGAGATTTGATAAAAGTTATTTCAAAGTATCTATAG
- a CDS encoding methyltransferase domain-containing protein: MKNIFSCPIDGSRVDPDTLMCEKEHRFYKVNGYYDFVLKDVKVDDVLEKVAPLYENLWAPVGMFLTSHRTYGSIMREISDFVSGEVVVDVGTGPGRLFDFVKCSTCVGVDLSTRFLLMLVNKRKNVIAVKGNALGLPIANEVADGVSSSFVLHMLPNPSVAIKELSRITKRGGHVAVTVLANKNVISSFLSKWWKLEIKSKDLYLSYFKENGIQVNETKDMGPWVMIKGTKL, translated from the coding sequence GTGAAAAACATTTTCTCTTGTCCCATAGATGGGAGTAGAGTCGATCCAGATACTTTGATGTGTGAGAAAGAACATAGATTCTATAAGGTTAACGGATATTACGACTTCGTGCTTAAAGATGTGAAAGTAGATGACGTTCTAGAGAAGGTAGCCCCGCTTTATGAGAACTTGTGGGCTCCCGTAGGGATGTTCTTGACTTCCCACAGGACTTACGGTTCCATAATGAGGGAGATATCGGATTTCGTATCGGGAGAAGTCGTAGTGGACGTGGGAACTGGACCAGGCAGACTCTTTGATTTCGTTAAGTGTTCGACTTGCGTAGGCGTTGATCTATCCACTAGGTTCCTTTTAATGTTAGTAAATAAAAGAAAAAATGTAATAGCAGTGAAGGGAAATGCGTTGGGATTACCAATTGCTAACGAGGTAGCAGATGGAGTTTCTTCATCTTTCGTGCTTCATATGTTGCCCAATCCTTCGGTCGCCATAAAGGAACTTTCCAGGATAACCAAAAGAGGAGGGCATGTGGCAGTAACTGTGTTGGCTAACAAGAACGTAATCTCAAGCTTTTTATCAAAATGGTGGAAGTTAGAGATAAAATCTAAGGACTTGTATCTTTCCTACTTCAAGGAAAACGGTATCCAAGTTAATGAAACAAAAGACATGGGACCTTGGGTCATGATAAAGGGAACGAAGCTTTGA
- a CDS encoding metal-dependent transcriptional regulator, with amino-acid sequence MEELSEPLENYVKEIYELEEIKGKAKVTDLIEAFHVSPGTISKAINRLEKMGLIQRKDGLKLTSEGRKIAERLIRSHRLSERLLTDMIGLDWIRSHEIAHRLEHIWPDDVLDVIDMKLDRPATCPHGHPIPGRKVELGKSMTNASLGKHRIIMIIREEEWILREAEKLGLLPGVEVVLLEVNETGVKIRLPDSEKEITLQPSLAKEVMVSD; translated from the coding sequence ATGGAGGAGTTATCTGAGCCTTTAGAAAATTACGTAAAGGAGATCTACGAGCTTGAGGAAATTAAAGGAAAGGCTAAAGTAACTGACCTAATAGAAGCCTTTCACGTATCACCAGGTACTATCAGCAAGGCAATAAATAGATTGGAAAAGATGGGGTTGATCCAGAGAAAGGACGGACTTAAATTGACTTCTGAAGGAAGGAAGATTGCAGAAAGGCTGATTAGATCCCATAGACTTAGTGAAAGACTTCTTACTGACATGATAGGCTTGGATTGGATAAGATCTCACGAAATAGCACATAGATTAGAACATATCTGGCCTGACGACGTTCTAGACGTAATAGACATGAAGCTGGATAGGCCTGCGACTTGTCCCCATGGTCACCCTATTCCTGGAAGGAAAGTAGAACTAGGGAAATCGATGACAAATGCAAGTTTAGGCAAGCATAGAATCATCATGATAATAAGGGAAGAAGAGTGGATCTTAAGGGAAGCTGAGAAGCTTGGTCTTTTGCCAGGAGTTGAAGTAGTTTTGCTTGAAGTAAACGAGACCGGAGTTAAAATTAGATTGCCCGACTCAGAAAAAGAAATCACGTTGCAGCCATCCTTAGCTAAGGAGGTGATGGTAAGTGACTGA